Proteins encoded together in one Miscanthus floridulus cultivar M001 chromosome 16, ASM1932011v1, whole genome shotgun sequence window:
- the LOC136510933 gene encoding uncharacterized protein gives MPFVAEAPGVSEAEATEATAPATAETAVAVVGVSMSAEAMMAEARDPETAEAVIAEAGAPEVTKTVVMAARPSVQEAEMQAAAASVVPLEVVDAEETNAVEQPASLLDEGSSALVQVRPDPRGWDHPRVLWRSRDDPEGEPLFTLEDAAEGGRWNTFEQYRQLAERSLRTALSVVADELPGVAQVRAFLSRATFTFLTLLRPMTLALLPQELETQSLGKSVFLRRERGVWDQLHRQKSLLANANELLSARSTEVEDLCLRYADTKVEAAAVQAQLAPLAARVKELEEELTCTVSDRDAFRSRTEEATASGKALAGQLGAEESAHRLTKGALNEALATVEASQIKAVVLKGPVEGEFQSPCFVSFSLCLLPDFLV, from the exons aTGCCCTTTGTTGCtgaggcccccggggtctccgaggctgaggcgacggaggctacGGCGCCCGCGACCGCCGAGACCGCGGTGGCCGTGGTCGGCGTCTCTATGTCtgccgaggccatgatggcggaggctagagaccccgagaccgccgaggccgtaattgcagaggctggagcccccgaggtcaccaagaccgtcgtgatggcggcgaggccgtctgtgcaggaggcggagatgcaggcggcgGCCGCCTCGGTGGTGCCCTTG GAGGTGGTCGATGCTGAGGAGACCAatgccgtggagcagccagcgtcgctcttggacgagggaagctcggccctcgtgcaggTCCGGCCCGatcctcgcgggtgggatcacccgcgggtattatggcggagccgggacgaccctgagggggagcctctgttcacccttgAGGACGCAGCTGAGGGTGGGCGCTGGAACACCTTCGAGCAGTATCGCCAGCTGgcagagcggtcgctacggacggcgctatctgtggtggccgacgaactgcccggagtcgcccaggttcgtgctttTCTTTCTCGTGCGACGTTTACTTTCCTGACTTTGTTGCGACCAATGACCCTCgctctgcttccccaggagctcgagacccagtcgcttgggaagtcggtgtttctccggcgggagaggggcgtctgggaccagcttcaccGGCAGAAGAGCCTTCTTGCcaatgctaacgagcttctgtcggcacgaagcacggaggtggaggacctctgccttcgctatgccgacacgaaggtcgaggcggccgcAGTCCAGGcgcagctcgcccccttggcggcgcgggtcaaggagctggaggaggagcttacctgtacggtcagcgatcgggatgccttcaggtcccggacCGAAGAGGCGACGGCCTcaggcaaggccctcgccgggcagctgggggcagaggagagtgcgcaccggctgaccaaaggcgctctgaatgAGGCCCTTGCTACGGTTGAGGCCTCGCAGATCaaggctgtggttttgaagggGCCAGTCGAGGGCgagttccagtccccttgttttgtttccttttccttatgtttgctccctgACTTCCTTGTCTGA